From the Streptomonospora nanhaiensis genome, the window AGCTACAACCAGGACCACCAGGCGGCCGCCGAGGCGGTGCTGACCGCCCTGCGCCCCTCCGACGCGGGGCGCCGCCACCACCCCGGCCTCGTCCTGGCCTACGAGGAGGCCGCCGACCAGTGGCGCGACCAGGCCGTCTGCGCCCCCAACGCGCTGGTGGAGCTGACCGGCGCCGACGTCGACGCCAAGCTCGCCGGCATGCGCCTCTACGGCAGCCAGGTCCACGATCACCCGCACACGCGGTCGGAGCTCACACTGCGGAGCCTGGCCGTCCTGCGCGGGATGCAGGGCGGGGTCGCCTTCGCCGAGGGATACCACGCGATGCGCTGGCTGACCTGAACCCGTGTCGGGCCCGCCACCCGCCCAACCGCGAATTCCATGGAGCACCCTTCAGGAGGGGAAGTCACGTTGAAGGCCGTTGTGACCGGCGGAGCCGGATTCATCGGGTCGCACCTGTGCGACCACCTGATCGCCCAGGGGCACGAGGTCATCGCCCTGGACGACCTGTCGACCGGGTCCGAGTCCAACCTCGATCAGCTCAGCGGTAACCCCAACTTCGAACTGGTGAAGGGCTCGATCCTCGACAAGGCGCTGGTGGGCGCCGTCGTGGGCGAGGCCGACACCGTCTTCCACCTCGCCGCGGCCGTCGGCGTCCACACCATTGTGGACAAGCCGCTGGAGTCGCTGCGGGTCAACCTGCACGGCACCGAGAACGTGGTCGAGGCGGCCGTGCGCCGCGGCGCGCGCTACCTGGTGGCCTCCACCAGCGAGGTCTACGGCAAGAACGACGCCGACGGCCTCACCGAGGACGCCGACCGGATCCTCGGCTCGCCGCTGAAGAGCCGGTGGTCCTACGCCGCCGCCAAGGGCCTGGACGAACTGGTGGCCTACGTCCACGGCGGCGACTCCGGCCTGCCGTGCGTGATCACCCGGTTCTTCAACATCGTCGGCCCCCGCCAGACCGGCCGCTACGGCATGGTGGTGCCCCGGTTCGTGGAGCAGGCGCTGTGCGGCGAGCCGATCACCGTGCACGGCGACGGCACCCAGCGGCGCTGCTTCGGGTCGGTCTTCGACGTCGTCCCGGCGCTGCCGCTGCTGCTGGACACCCCGGCCGCCCACAACCGGGCGGTCAACCTCGGCGGCCTGGAGGAGGTCTCCGTCCTCGACCTCGCCGCGCGGGTGATCGAGCTGACGGGGTCCGCCAGCGAACTCCGGTTCGTCCCCTACGAGGAGGCCTACGGCGAGGGCTACGAGGACATGCGCCGCCGCATGCCCGACACCTCGCTGGCGGCCGAGCTCGTCGGCTACACGCCCACCCGCCGCCTGGACGACATCATCCTGTCCATCGTCGAGCACCACCGCACGGGCCTGCCCACCCCCCGCGCGGCCGTCGCCTGACCCTGACGCGCCGGGCCGGATTCCCGCTGTCCGGCCCCGCCCCGCGGACCGCCGCCGCTCTTCCACCTCTGCGCCCCGAAGAGCGGCACCGGCGCCCCCGGCCGCCCGGGTCCGCCCGGTCCTGCCCCCTAGCCCAGCAGGGCCCCCGCCGCCACCACGAGCGCCAGCGCGGCGGTGGCGGCGCTCAGCAGCACCAGCGCCCACGGCCGCGCGACCGGTGCGGGCGGGTTGCCCGTGGCGTCGTCGTGCAGGCCGTGCGCCGTGGCCCGCCAGCGCCGCCGCAGGTGGGCGATCAGCACCCCCACCGCCGCGACCACCGCCAGGACCGCGGCCAGCCGGTACAGCGGGTCCACCCCGCCGCCGACGGCGGGGTCCTCGAACGGGTCGCGCAGGTACAGCAGCGCCACGGCGACGAACACGATGACGGTGCGCTGCCAGGCGAGCAGCGTGCGCTCGGGCTGCAGACCGGAGTCGCGCGGTCCGGGGTGGCTCATGACCAGTAGTTCCCGAACAGCACGACCGCGCAGACCAGCGCCACGCCCACGGCGGTGATCACCGGCAGCGCGCTCATCGGCAGCGGCTGGTCGCGCCGCATGGCCTTCTGCACGCGGATCCAGCGCAGCGGGGCGTAGACGGTGATGACCACCGCCAGCCCGGTGAGGGAGAACCCCACCGCCAGCTTCGCCCCCGTGTGCCAGTCCAGCGGCACCAGGTGGAGGACCGCGACGGCGCCCGCGATCAGCGCGAGCGCGGTGCGGATCCAGGCGAGGAACGTGCGCTCGTTGGCCAGGGTGAAACGGTAGTCGGGCTCTGACCCCGGCGGGCCGCCGGGGTCGGGGCCGCGGTCGGCGTGGCGCGTGTGGTCCGCGATGTCGCGTGCTCCTTCGGTGGTGGGCCGGCCGGCCATCCCGTCCTCCCCCGCTGGTAAGCCGTCCTGTCCTTTCCGACACTAGTGAGGCGCGGGAATCAATCCCAAACAGGTGCAACCAGCGGATTTGCCGGGAAACCGGTCAGGGCGGGTCCGCGCGGCTGGTAGACAGGCCCGACGAGCGGTGTCCGCTGCCCGCGCGATGCTTGCGGAACAATTTCGCGGGCACGACCGCTCTAGGAGGAAAAAGCAGCCGACCCGTCACAGGAGACTTCGTGCCCACCATCGAACTCACCAAGGACAACTTCAACGACACCCTGAGCCAGAACGACTTCGTCCTCATCGACTTCTGGGCGTCCTGGTGCGGGCCGTGCCGGCAGTTCGCCCCGGTCTACGAGCAGGCATCGGAGAAGCACGGCGACCTCCTGTTCGCCAAGGTCGACACCGAGGACCAGCAGGAGCTGGCGGCCAGCTTCGACATCCAGTCGATCCCGACCCTGATGGTCGTGCGCGACGAGATCGTCATCTACGCCCAGCCCGGCGCGCTGCCGCAGGAGAGCCTGGAGGACCTGATCCGCCAGGCCCGCGAACTGGACATGGACGAGGTCCGCAAGGAGATCGCCAAGCAGCAGGCCGAGGCCGGCGGCCCGGCGGCCGAGTGACCCGGTCCCACTGACACCGCGGGGGCGCGCCGCAGGCGGCGCGCCCCCCGTGCGCGGGTGCGCCCGGCGCGGGCCGCGCGGGCGGCCGTCAGGCGGGCTCCGCCCGCACCAGGTACACCACGTCGGGCTCGCCCCGGCGGGCCGGGACCTCGATCGCGTCGACCGCCCCGAACCGGTCGCGCAGCAGTGCGGCGAACGCGGGCGCCCGCATGGCGCTCCAGAACGCCAGGGCGCCGCCGGGGCGCAGCAGCGCGCGCAGCCGCTCCAGCGCCTCGGGGCGGTACAGCCGCGCGTTGTCCTCGGTGACCGTCCAGTCGGGGCCGTTGTCGATGTCCAGGCAGACGGCGTCGAAGCGCGGCCCGCCCGGCTGGGCCGCGCGGGCCGTCCAGGCCACCAGGTCGGCGCACACCACCTCGCAGCGGGGGTCGTCCAGCGGGCGGCCGGAGGCCGCGCCCAGCGGCCCGCGGTGCCACTCCACGATCGCGGGTTCGAGTTCGACCACCCGCACGTGCGCAACGCGGGGGTCGTCCAGCGCCTCGCGCGCGGAGAAACCCACGCCCAGGCCGCCGATGAGCACGGAGGCCCCGGCGCGGCCGGCGGGGAGTCCCGCCAGGCAGGCGCGGACCATCTCGCGCTCGGAGGCGCCGTCGCGGGTGTCCATGAGGAACACCCCGTTGTCGATGATCTCCAGGTGGCCGCCCACGCGCCGCAGGACGAGGTCGCCCCCGGTCTCGCCGGTCACCCGCCCGACCACCTCGGCGACCGCCTCCTGCGCCACCGCTGCCCCCTTGTGTCCGATCCCGATGTCGCGGTTGCCGCGGAGACTACCGCGT encodes:
- a CDS encoding NAD-dependent epimerase/dehydratase family protein; the encoded protein is MKAVVTGGAGFIGSHLCDHLIAQGHEVIALDDLSTGSESNLDQLSGNPNFELVKGSILDKALVGAVVGEADTVFHLAAAVGVHTIVDKPLESLRVNLHGTENVVEAAVRRGARYLVASTSEVYGKNDADGLTEDADRILGSPLKSRWSYAAAKGLDELVAYVHGGDSGLPCVITRFFNIVGPRQTGRYGMVVPRFVEQALCGEPITVHGDGTQRRCFGSVFDVVPALPLLLDTPAAHNRAVNLGGLEEVSVLDLAARVIELTGSASELRFVPYEEAYGEGYEDMRRRMPDTSLAAELVGYTPTRRLDDIILSIVEHHRTGLPTPRAAVA
- a CDS encoding DUF202 domain-containing protein, with the translated sequence MSHPGPRDSGLQPERTLLAWQRTVIVFVAVALLYLRDPFEDPAVGGGVDPLYRLAAVLAVVAAVGVLIAHLRRRWRATAHGLHDDATGNPPAPVARPWALVLLSAATAALALVVAAGALLG
- a CDS encoding YidH family protein; the protein is MAGRPTTEGARDIADHTRHADRGPDPGGPPGSEPDYRFTLANERTFLAWIRTALALIAGAVAVLHLVPLDWHTGAKLAVGFSLTGLAVVITVYAPLRWIRVQKAMRRDQPLPMSALPVITAVGVALVCAVVLFGNYWS
- the trxA gene encoding thioredoxin; protein product: MPTIELTKDNFNDTLSQNDFVLIDFWASWCGPCRQFAPVYEQASEKHGDLLFAKVDTEDQQELAASFDIQSIPTLMVVRDEIVIYAQPGALPQESLEDLIRQARELDMDEVRKEIAKQQAEAGGPAAE
- a CDS encoding spermine/spermidine synthase domain-containing protein, producing MAQEAVAEVVGRVTGETGGDLVLRRVGGHLEIIDNGVFLMDTRDGASEREMVRACLAGLPAGRAGASVLIGGLGVGFSAREALDDPRVAHVRVVELEPAIVEWHRGPLGAASGRPLDDPRCEVVCADLVAWTARAAQPGGPRFDAVCLDIDNGPDWTVTEDNARLYRPEALERLRALLRPGGALAFWSAMRAPAFAALLRDRFGAVDAIEVPARRGEPDVVYLVRAEPA